A region from the Bradyrhizobium erythrophlei genome encodes:
- a CDS encoding cold-shock protein, translating into MATGTVKWFNATKGYGFIQPDNGSKDVFVHISAVEKAGLSTLNEGAKVSYEEVPNKGKTSAENLRVG; encoded by the coding sequence GTGGCAACTGGAACGGTGAAGTGGTTCAACGCGACAAAGGGCTATGGGTTCATTCAGCCCGATAACGGCAGCAAGGATGTGTTCGTGCACATCTCCGCGGTCGAGAAAGCTGGGCTCAGCACACTCAATGAGGGTGCAAAGGTGAGCTATGAGGAGGTGCCCAACAAGGGGAAGACTTCGGCGGAGAATTTGAGGGTCGGGTGA
- a CDS encoding H-NS histone family protein: MEIDAVLTRRISAEKRQLDQRLRQLGSGAFEGNVRRERRPYPRVLPKYRNPDKPSETWAGRGKRPRWLTAKLRSGKKLDDFRIQPSSSRKQRAARR, encoded by the coding sequence ATGGAAATCGATGCTGTTCTGACGCGCAGGATATCTGCGGAAAAAAGGCAACTTGATCAGCGACTGCGACAACTCGGGTCAGGTGCATTTGAAGGAAACGTTCGGCGAGAACGGCGTCCCTATCCGCGAGTCCTCCCTAAGTACCGAAACCCCGACAAACCCTCAGAGACTTGGGCGGGCCGTGGTAAGCGGCCACGCTGGTTGACTGCAAAGCTCAGATCCGGAAAAAAGCTCGACGATTTCCGGATTCAACCGTCCTCAAGTCGGAAGCAGCGCGCAGCGAGGCGGTAA
- a CDS encoding LuxR C-terminal-related transcriptional regulator: MRRRQSFATILVGKSILLREGLAKILRSANFRILASVSCADDLQPSKLQSHQPLFLVVHTGDDFDAAVEQIELLRDQQPAGRIAIVADHYRLDELVSAFRAGAHGYFVDIMTCDAFIRSMELVIMGEIIFPPAFLSFVLGPEDEQLGETAPRGEKNEAMLFTTEDTLTPQLSAREKSILRCLIEGNSNKCIARKIDIAEATVKVHVKAILRKIRVQNRTQAAIWGMNNGTLTRPANDISPPSGSDVSKQLPRPVEVISEIKQIGASVPLGAIEHEANHVDVPRIDRLIRKGINRRAHGAAGPGK; this comes from the coding sequence ATGAGGAGGCGACAATCGTTTGCAACCATACTTGTTGGAAAAAGCATTTTACTTAGAGAAGGACTTGCCAAAATCCTGCGCTCGGCAAATTTTCGCATCTTAGCCTCGGTATCATGCGCCGATGATTTGCAGCCGAGCAAACTTCAATCACACCAGCCTCTGTTTCTCGTCGTTCATACCGGCGACGATTTTGACGCTGCGGTCGAACAAATCGAACTTCTCAGGGATCAGCAACCGGCTGGGCGCATCGCGATCGTAGCCGATCACTATCGGCTAGACGAGCTGGTTTCTGCATTTCGGGCAGGAGCTCACGGCTATTTCGTCGACATCATGACGTGCGATGCATTCATCAGATCCATGGAACTGGTGATAATGGGTGAAATAATTTTCCCGCCGGCCTTTCTGTCATTCGTTCTCGGTCCCGAAGATGAGCAACTCGGCGAAACGGCGCCGCGCGGCGAAAAGAACGAGGCGATGCTCTTCACGACCGAGGACACGCTCACGCCTCAGCTTTCAGCGCGGGAGAAATCAATCTTGCGCTGCCTGATCGAAGGCAACTCCAACAAATGCATCGCGCGAAAGATCGATATCGCCGAGGCGACCGTGAAAGTCCACGTCAAGGCGATCCTTCGCAAGATCCGCGTCCAGAATCGGACACAGGCAGCGATTTGGGGGATGAACAACGGGACATTAACGCGACCGGCGAACGACATCTCGCCGCCCTCAGGTTCCGATGTGAGCAAGCAGCTTCCAAGGCCCGTCGAGGTTATCTCAGAAATAAAGCAAATCGGCGCATCGGTACCGCTAGGCGCGATCGAGCACGAAGCAAATCACGTTGACGTGCCTCGCATCGACCGCCTGATCCGCAAGGGCATCAACCGAAGGGCTCATGGCGCGGCCGGGCCCGGCAAATAG
- a CDS encoding LuxR C-terminal-related transcriptional regulator, whose protein sequence is MVIADRHPVVLQGLTKLLGAQSGFEVVACCSDGTNCMEAIRSLAPDIAVLDMSMPGLTGLEILAIVNSENLTTRLVFFTASIEHHELVIFAAAGAYGVIIKDVSPEVLLRSLRQVADGQRLRPLLSSDHELAREQSDVAITENVLAVLTERERQIMRLVSEGLSNKQIGRRLKIADGTIKVHLHNIYQKLEINNRTVLAALAISHHDRAGFHSGDQVAGLAPVQQRPEKSEAPLPNPPHRIHR, encoded by the coding sequence GTGGTGATCGCAGACCGGCATCCTGTGGTTCTGCAAGGTCTGACCAAACTACTCGGAGCCCAGAGTGGCTTCGAAGTTGTTGCGTGTTGCAGTGACGGTACGAACTGCATGGAAGCGATTCGGAGTTTGGCGCCGGACATCGCCGTTCTCGACATGTCAATGCCTGGCTTGACTGGGCTGGAAATCCTCGCCATCGTCAACTCCGAGAATCTTACCACACGCTTGGTCTTTTTTACCGCATCTATTGAACACCACGAACTCGTTATATTTGCGGCAGCCGGTGCCTACGGTGTTATTATAAAAGATGTTTCGCCCGAAGTTCTGCTGCGGTCTCTGCGGCAGGTTGCCGATGGCCAGAGGCTGCGGCCGCTGCTTTCCTCCGACCATGAGCTAGCTCGGGAGCAAAGCGACGTCGCTATCACGGAGAATGTGCTGGCGGTGCTGACGGAGCGAGAGCGCCAGATCATGCGCCTGGTGTCGGAGGGATTGTCGAACAAGCAAATTGGGCGCCGGTTGAAGATTGCCGATGGCACGATCAAAGTGCACCTCCATAACATCTATCAGAAGCTTGAAATCAACAACCGAACCGTGCTCGCGGCGCTGGCCATATCGCACCATGATCGTGCGGGCTTCCATTCCGGAGATCAAGTCGCAGGACTTGCCCCGGTTCAGCAACGACCTGAGAAGAGCGAGGCGCCGCTGCCGAATCCTCCGCATCGAATCCATCGGTAA
- a CDS encoding DsrE family protein: protein MNRSFFILAEAASIALALALSTQPGISAQFRAPAKISTAANQKQPHQLVVQVDVNDPAVMNLALNNVNNVAKHYGALGQKVEIEVVAYGPGLHMLREDTSPVKARIKSMSEAMPQLAFSACGNTRENMTRAEAKDIPLISQAKVVKAGVVRLMELQERGWSYLRP from the coding sequence ATGAACAGATCATTTTTCATCCTCGCCGAAGCGGCCTCCATTGCACTCGCCTTAGCGCTGAGCACGCAGCCCGGCATTTCTGCCCAATTCAGGGCTCCGGCCAAAATCAGCACCGCCGCCAACCAAAAGCAGCCGCATCAGCTAGTTGTGCAAGTCGACGTCAATGACCCCGCCGTTATGAATCTCGCCCTTAATAACGTGAACAATGTGGCTAAGCATTACGGTGCGCTCGGCCAAAAGGTTGAGATCGAGGTGGTCGCCTATGGGCCCGGACTGCATATGCTGCGAGAAGACACCTCGCCCGTCAAAGCGCGCATCAAATCAATGAGCGAAGCCATGCCACAGCTCGCCTTTTCCGCTTGCGGGAATACTCGCGAGAACATGACAAGAGCTGAAGCGAAGGACATTCCTCTGATCTCGCAGGCGAAGGTCGTCAAAGCTGGAGTGGTCCGGCTCATGGAACTGCAAGAGCGAGGCTGGAGTTACCTGCGACCCTAA
- a CDS encoding TAXI family TRAP transporter solute-binding subunit encodes MKHSTMASATMALAVLGLQLPADAQSHPTRETPAAAAARRADLAAKERINAWTVGLAGGFIEGAPLRLAAEIARVVNEEDKLHVIPIVTQGATENVNSLLYLRGVDAAIINTDALDEYKAQVPFIERRLVYILNLFPSELHIFVRPEIRSLEDLRGKKVNFNTQGTAAAYSGPLIFSRLGLNVEKMFIPHQVALGQMKRGEVSAVVFVTSKPVDAFLKGRWDPGFKFLPIEYDTKFEDYYLPSSIEAADYPNLVPKGERIATIAVPTILAAYNWPQQSDRYQRVARFVDYLFGRLDRLQSPGFDPKWKDVNLRAKVPGLERFRPAQDWLDRPQAVTAAPSQ; translated from the coding sequence ATGAAGCATTCTACGATGGCATCAGCTACGATGGCATTAGCCGTGCTTGGCCTCCAGCTGCCCGCCGATGCTCAATCCCACCCGACGCGGGAGACGCCGGCGGCCGCGGCGGCGCGGAGGGCGGACCTAGCCGCGAAAGAACGGATCAATGCATGGACCGTCGGTCTCGCCGGCGGGTTCATCGAAGGTGCTCCGCTTCGGCTCGCGGCAGAGATCGCTCGCGTCGTGAATGAAGAGGACAAGCTTCACGTCATTCCGATCGTGACGCAAGGTGCAACTGAAAATGTCAACTCGCTGCTATATCTCAGGGGTGTTGATGCGGCCATCATCAACACCGATGCTCTTGACGAGTACAAGGCTCAGGTGCCGTTCATTGAACGGCGCCTCGTCTACATTCTGAACCTCTTTCCGTCCGAATTGCACATCTTCGTCCGTCCCGAGATCCGGTCACTCGAAGACCTCAGGGGCAAAAAGGTCAACTTTAACACGCAGGGCACGGCAGCCGCCTATTCGGGTCCACTGATCTTCAGTCGGTTGGGTCTAAATGTGGAAAAGATGTTCATTCCGCATCAAGTGGCACTGGGGCAAATGAAGCGCGGTGAAGTCTCGGCCGTCGTGTTTGTGACGTCAAAGCCCGTTGACGCTTTTCTGAAGGGACGTTGGGATCCAGGGTTCAAGTTTCTCCCGATCGAATACGACACCAAATTCGAGGACTACTATCTTCCGTCATCGATCGAGGCGGCCGACTATCCGAACCTGGTGCCAAAAGGTGAGCGGATCGCGACCATCGCCGTCCCCACCATCCTGGCGGCCTACAACTGGCCTCAACAATCCGACCGCTACCAGCGCGTAGCGCGCTTCGTGGATTACCTGTTCGGTCGCCTCGACAGGTTGCAGTCCCCCGGATTCGATCCGAAGTGGAAGGATGTCAACCTGCGCGCCAAGGTGCCGGGTCTCGAGCGGTTTCGGCCGGCGCAGGATTGGCTCGATCGTCCGCAGGCCGTAACAGCGGCGCCATCACAATGA
- a CDS encoding type VI secretion system-associated protein TagO has translation MKGVGALIVVVLSSLSHALYAQTGDAVDRLKACSRFEGLERLKCVNELLQEMTPDEAAQPQGPNWTISETTSPVDYKPQIAAQTMARAPQQDAPSALAIHCRAQRTELTISTTGSWKQATDGEVKVVYRINEEPPVEQRWMPAVTGKNLSFRGDVVRFLRSMPDRGQLLIKVYAGKATPSESTFQLVGLDQVRRKIAAACKWPQP, from the coding sequence ATGAAGGGCGTGGGCGCACTCATTGTAGTCGTGCTCTCAAGCCTGAGCCACGCCTTGTATGCTCAAACCGGTGATGCCGTCGATCGCCTCAAGGCATGCTCACGATTTGAAGGCCTTGAGCGGTTGAAGTGCGTCAATGAGCTCTTGCAGGAAATGACGCCAGACGAGGCCGCGCAACCTCAAGGCCCGAACTGGACCATCAGCGAGACGACCTCACCGGTTGACTATAAGCCGCAGATCGCCGCGCAGACGATGGCGCGCGCGCCGCAGCAAGACGCCCCGTCAGCGCTCGCCATTCACTGTCGCGCCCAGCGCACCGAGCTGACAATTTCCACGACCGGCTCTTGGAAACAGGCTACGGATGGTGAGGTGAAGGTCGTGTACCGGATCAACGAAGAGCCGCCTGTCGAACAGCGCTGGATGCCTGCGGTGACGGGTAAAAACCTCAGCTTTCGGGGCGACGTTGTGCGCTTCTTGCGCTCGATGCCGGATCGCGGCCAGCTTCTCATCAAGGTGTACGCCGGAAAAGCTACGCCGTCTGAAAGCACGTTTCAATTGGTCGGGCTTGATCAAGTCCGGCGCAAGATCGCGGCGGCATGCAAGTGGCCGCAGCCCTGA
- the galE gene encoding UDP-glucose 4-epimerase GalE — MTILITGGAGFIGGHTVLALIDRGEIPIVLDDLSTGNRAAVPSGVPFFAGDIGDTELVLRLIQNHRIDAIVHFAAKIVVPESVADPLNYYLNNTVKTHTLLQAAVRGNVKHFVFSSTAAVYGNPSSTPVSETADPAPLSPYGRSKLMSEYMLVDASAAYDLRYVTLRYFNVAGADPARRLGQSTPGATHLIKVALETALRRRSYMNIYGSDYPTPDGTCVRDYVHVSDLARSHLAALDHLRDGGESRTLNCGYGRGYSVRQVVDAVRRVAGVDFEIRQAPRRAGDPASIVANSDELMKLGWEPELNDLPTMIEHALEWEKKLTAVT, encoded by the coding sequence ATGACGATACTGATCACGGGGGGCGCTGGGTTCATTGGCGGCCATACAGTTCTCGCTCTTATCGATCGGGGCGAAATTCCAATTGTGTTGGATGATCTATCGACCGGTAACAGGGCAGCAGTTCCGTCAGGCGTCCCTTTCTTTGCCGGCGACATCGGAGATACGGAGTTAGTATTGCGTCTTATACAAAACCATAGGATTGACGCTATCGTACATTTCGCGGCCAAAATAGTCGTTCCGGAATCGGTAGCCGATCCGCTTAACTATTATCTCAACAACACGGTCAAAACACATACTCTGCTACAAGCAGCAGTGAGAGGAAACGTAAAGCATTTTGTTTTCTCTTCGACTGCGGCAGTTTATGGCAACCCAAGTTCTACGCCTGTAAGTGAGACAGCTGATCCAGCGCCGCTTTCGCCTTATGGAAGGTCAAAGCTAATGTCGGAGTATATGCTGGTTGATGCAAGCGCGGCATATGATCTGCGGTATGTGACCCTGCGTTACTTTAACGTCGCGGGAGCCGATCCGGCCAGACGCCTTGGTCAATCGACACCTGGGGCGACGCATCTAATCAAAGTGGCACTTGAGACGGCACTCCGCCGGCGCTCCTACATGAATATTTATGGCAGCGACTACCCAACGCCTGACGGTACATGCGTGCGGGATTACGTGCATGTTTCCGATTTGGCTCGTTCGCATCTTGCGGCGCTCGATCATCTGCGGGACGGCGGAGAGTCCCGAACGCTTAATTGCGGCTATGGACGGGGGTATTCAGTAAGACAAGTTGTTGACGCAGTAAGGAGGGTCGCGGGAGTTGATTTCGAAATTCGCCAAGCGCCCCGGCGAGCGGGAGATCCCGCCTCAATTGTGGCAAATAGCGATGAACTCATGAAACTGGGGTGGGAGCCAGAATTGAATGATTTGCCAACAATGATTGAGCACGCCCTCGAGTGGGAAAAAAAGTTGACAGCGGTTACATAA
- a CDS encoding Wzz/FepE/Etk N-terminal domain-containing protein: MTAQLKIKENEATLLRAYYEEVARDTLGILWHKKLLIVGILLAALLFASIFLVLIGPRYTSAATIHLNFTREERTTGTKIQPIASIDPVALVDGAIRGIRSRATASAVVARLGLDKDPEFARESIVWRVFSIMRTGLGLAAVEPSQRDLAVNELMRKITVTSETRSYLISVAATAGDPERAARLANAVALEYLRGQMLQQLADTQAVAEGELTELSSVYGVRHPSYVLAHTRLDTLQNRLTALRNGPPDDDTVRFVTGQSFVAAEKTLFPSGPRIILILGLTAGAALSVGIWLALRLALRRQPRPDKLAIVGDRAG; this comes from the coding sequence ATGACAGCGCAGTTAAAGATAAAGGAGAATGAGGCCACCCTTCTGCGAGCCTATTACGAGGAGGTCGCACGCGACACGCTAGGAATTCTCTGGCATAAAAAGCTACTTATTGTGGGGATCCTTCTCGCGGCTCTTTTGTTCGCGTCAATTTTTCTCGTTCTGATCGGGCCACGCTATACGAGTGCAGCCACCATCCATCTCAATTTCACCCGTGAAGAGCGGACCACCGGGACGAAAATCCAACCGATCGCCTCGATCGACCCTGTTGCGCTCGTGGACGGTGCCATACGTGGCATTCGCTCGCGTGCAACGGCCAGCGCCGTGGTTGCTCGGCTCGGTCTCGATAAGGATCCTGAATTTGCGCGTGAGTCGATTGTGTGGCGCGTGTTCTCGATCATGCGAACAGGGCTCGGACTAGCGGCGGTGGAACCCTCGCAGCGCGACCTTGCCGTGAACGAGCTGATGCGGAAGATCACCGTGACTAGCGAGACGCGCTCCTATTTGATCTCGGTCGCGGCTACAGCAGGAGATCCGGAACGGGCCGCCAGGCTTGCCAACGCGGTTGCTTTGGAATACCTCCGCGGCCAGATGTTGCAACAGTTGGCTGATACCCAGGCCGTCGCTGAAGGAGAATTAACTGAGCTTTCCTCGGTATACGGTGTACGTCACCCGAGCTACGTTCTCGCGCACACGCGGCTCGACACTCTGCAAAATCGCTTGACCGCCTTGCGTAACGGGCCACCTGACGATGATACTGTCAGATTCGTCACAGGGCAGTCATTTGTTGCGGCCGAAAAGACCTTGTTCCCTTCCGGCCCCCGTATCATTTTGATTCTTGGGCTTACGGCGGGCGCGGCGCTCAGCGTCGGGATATGGCTGGCTCTGCGGCTCGCACTGCGCAGACAGCCCCGGCCGGACAAACTCGCCATCGTAGGCGACCGCGCTGGATAG
- a CDS encoding HAD hydrolase family protein, with amino-acid sequence MLVSTKRLRQVRDAVPPQQCLLPTECEFYQAYNWCLNPFPTVLEATDHLRGEIDKLKAVPHDWRAGEVVNNVFLLSCALLNAVDEYLRGPTLRMPRPLAATRLGHSARWATERLTGILPQRHRAQARRWRERWRAGLDDFLTIVVAGQLSDPTPFAETGSKLAKLLLSPLPPDLQTEHVGVPTPFRRLDLTHFDVVALGQRFAQRFPNRSEAILVLGLRTSGSYFAPLLRAFLKTEGYQTVSSLTVQPNKGLGRWERQELRRCAQRGFTALIVDDAPHTGGTVVLGLDMARRAGFAPDKLRALVPAHPARRDCFGPLSENLVVSLEAEQWHKHRLLDQRLVEGRLAEYFQHQNFANIGLVASKSAGEFNARLQDSSRGDRGTRLKRIYEVHLKTPQGQEETRYVLAKSVGWGWLGYHAFLAGQRLSGFVPPILGLRDGILYMEWLPQSPLPQDMHIAEDDHTAREARIDRSASYVAARVRHLGLGTGPASRKGLRRDENGFRLLQKVLSRAYGRIVTDTLMQPRLERRLCEQPCPFPTLIDGKMGRDEWITGSPGLLKTDYEHHGMGKSELNVVDPAYDLAETILTLALSPDEESRLIRRYVEQSEDAGVEQRLFMHKLLAGFWAMNTAQEHLFGKPLVADRQQEFHHQLMSAWNFLTVHTARYCGSFCRPPQALDWRSPLVALDLDGLLDRRLFGFPCTSAAGIEALSLLNAHGFSVALNTARSAAEVKDYCHAYHLAGGVAEHGSYLWDAVGQRERILINPEAMVQLDELRSHLRLLPGVFLDDRHQYSVRAFTYHDKPRGLLSSLLKSARSFSIGGGAPAPLPTLVMHHLMKSLGLDRLSFHHTTIDTTIVAKDVDKGTGLSVLRDWVLRPDAETIAAGDSEGDLPMFRAATHSLAPANIDCVREARLLGCQIVRHPYQRGLLEIAHSLVHPDGGSCEHCAEGKALRPGGPTLFLELLQAADESRARNLFRGLFDPAVFKIFVR; translated from the coding sequence GTGCTGGTAAGTACAAAGCGCCTGCGCCAGGTCCGCGATGCCGTGCCGCCGCAACAATGTCTGCTGCCGACCGAGTGCGAATTTTATCAAGCCTACAATTGGTGTCTGAACCCGTTTCCGACGGTCCTTGAAGCGACCGACCACCTTCGCGGCGAGATCGACAAACTTAAGGCCGTGCCGCATGACTGGCGGGCCGGAGAGGTCGTCAACAACGTATTTCTGCTGTCCTGCGCCCTGTTGAACGCTGTTGACGAATACCTGCGCGGGCCAACCCTGCGCATGCCCAGGCCGTTGGCCGCAACACGCCTTGGGCATAGCGCCAGATGGGCGACGGAAAGACTGACGGGTATCCTGCCGCAGCGCCATCGGGCGCAGGCACGTCGCTGGCGGGAGCGCTGGCGGGCAGGGCTGGACGATTTTCTTACAATCGTCGTTGCTGGGCAACTCTCTGACCCGACCCCCTTCGCTGAGACAGGCAGCAAGTTGGCTAAGCTTCTGCTTTCGCCTTTGCCACCCGATTTGCAAACCGAGCACGTCGGTGTCCCAACCCCATTTCGCCGGCTCGACCTGACGCATTTCGATGTGGTCGCGCTCGGACAACGCTTTGCGCAGCGCTTCCCGAATCGCTCGGAAGCGATCCTGGTCCTGGGGTTGCGCACCTCGGGTTCCTATTTCGCTCCGCTGCTGCGAGCATTTCTCAAGACTGAAGGCTATCAGACGGTGTCCTCACTGACGGTTCAGCCGAACAAAGGACTGGGGCGGTGGGAGCGTCAGGAACTCCGGCGTTGCGCCCAGCGGGGCTTCACGGCCCTAATTGTGGACGACGCGCCACACACCGGTGGTACGGTCGTCTTGGGTCTCGATATGGCTCGCCGAGCCGGATTTGCCCCCGATAAGCTCAGAGCCCTCGTCCCTGCTCACCCGGCGAGAAGGGACTGCTTCGGCCCTCTATCCGAGAATCTTGTCGTGTCGCTCGAAGCTGAGCAATGGCATAAGCATCGCCTGCTCGACCAGAGATTGGTGGAAGGCCGATTGGCTGAGTACTTTCAGCATCAGAATTTCGCCAACATAGGGCTTGTCGCCAGCAAAAGCGCTGGGGAGTTCAACGCTCGCTTGCAGGATTCGTCGCGCGGCGATCGCGGCACCCGGCTTAAGCGGATTTACGAAGTTCACTTGAAGACGCCTCAAGGACAGGAGGAAACGCGGTACGTCCTGGCAAAAAGCGTCGGTTGGGGGTGGCTTGGCTATCACGCGTTTCTGGCCGGACAGCGGCTTTCTGGCTTTGTTCCGCCGATCCTCGGGTTGCGCGACGGGATTCTCTACATGGAATGGCTGCCGCAGTCCCCGCTGCCTCAGGACATGCATATCGCGGAGGACGACCATACGGCGCGCGAGGCGCGGATCGACAGGTCCGCCTCTTATGTGGCTGCGAGAGTCCGGCATCTCGGATTGGGAACAGGCCCCGCATCGCGCAAGGGTCTGCGACGGGACGAAAACGGCTTTCGGTTGCTACAGAAGGTGCTGAGCAGAGCCTACGGTCGGATTGTCACGGACACGCTGATGCAGCCACGCCTCGAGCGGCGATTGTGCGAGCAGCCTTGTCCGTTTCCCACACTCATTGACGGCAAGATGGGGCGAGACGAATGGATCACCGGGTCACCGGGATTGCTCAAGACCGACTACGAGCATCACGGCATGGGCAAGTCCGAGCTGAACGTGGTCGATCCTGCCTACGACCTGGCGGAGACCATCCTGACCCTGGCACTCTCACCCGATGAGGAGAGCAGGCTGATCCGGCGCTATGTCGAGCAGTCGGAAGACGCAGGCGTAGAGCAACGGCTCTTCATGCACAAATTGCTCGCAGGCTTTTGGGCAATGAACACGGCCCAAGAGCACCTCTTCGGCAAGCCGCTTGTCGCCGACAGGCAGCAGGAATTCCATCACCAACTCATGAGCGCCTGGAATTTTCTCACGGTCCATACCGCGCGCTATTGCGGCAGCTTTTGTCGGCCGCCGCAAGCGCTGGATTGGCGTTCGCCGCTTGTCGCGCTCGATCTCGACGGTCTGCTCGACCGTCGGCTCTTCGGCTTTCCATGCACCTCGGCGGCCGGCATCGAGGCCCTGTCTCTGTTGAACGCCCATGGATTCTCGGTCGCCTTGAACACGGCCCGGTCGGCCGCTGAAGTGAAGGATTACTGCCACGCCTATCATTTGGCCGGAGGCGTCGCCGAGCACGGCAGCTATCTGTGGGACGCTGTAGGTCAGCGCGAGCGAATTCTCATCAACCCCGAGGCTATGGTCCAGTTGGACGAGCTGAGAAGTCATTTGCGGCTGCTCCCCGGGGTATTTCTCGATGACCGCCATCAATATTCCGTTCGGGCTTTCACCTACCACGACAAGCCGCGCGGCCTTCTCTCCTCTCTCTTGAAGTCGGCGCGCTCGTTCAGCATCGGGGGCGGCGCTCCGGCGCCGCTCCCGACGCTCGTCATGCATCATTTGATGAAATCCTTGGGGCTGGATCGGCTGTCCTTCCATCACACCACAATCGATACGACGATCGTGGCCAAGGATGTCGACAAGGGTACAGGCTTGTCGGTCCTGCGCGATTGGGTCTTGAGGCCCGACGCCGAGACGATCGCGGCCGGCGACTCGGAAGGGGATCTGCCGATGTTTCGCGCAGCCACACATAGCCTTGCCCCAGCCAATATCGATTGTGTCCGTGAGGCCCGGCTCCTCGGCTGCCAGATCGTTCGACATCCTTACCAGCGGGGCCTGCTCGAGATCGCACACTCGCTTGTGCATCCGGACGGTGGGTCATGCGAACACTGTGCAGAGGGTAAAGCCCTGCGGCCCGGCGGCCCGACTCTGTTTCTGGAGCTTCTGCAAGCCGCGGACGAGAGCCGGGCCAGAAATCTGTTCCGCGGCCTATTCGACCCCGCTGTCTTCAAGATTTTCGTGCGTTAG
- a CDS encoding glycosyltransferase family 4 protein, translating to MNILVAHNFYQQPGGEDQCVAAEVATLRAHGHEVTQYCLHNDSINGMNRIRLASRTIWNHSAYRELRKLLRAHRVQIAHFHNTFPLISPAAYYAARAENVRVVQTLHNFRLLCANGLLLRDGEVCENCLGKLVPWPGIVHRCYRGSRAASTTVATMLATHRVLGTWSTAVDMYIALTEFGRRKLVEGGLPADKIAIKPNFAYPDPGAGKGKGGHAVFVGRLSAEKGLDTLLKAWRYLGGDVSLKLLGDGPMATAVQDAATKDSSIQWLGHVSREAVYGLVGEAMFLVLPSRCYENFSMTIVEAFAKGTPVIVPKLGAMAAIVDDGRTGLHFRPGDPVDLAAKVRQILADPLELARMRRAARLEFDRNFTADANHKALMAIYEQALRGRDQVERAAPLIAHPHS from the coding sequence ATGAACATTCTGGTGGCGCACAACTTCTACCAGCAGCCAGGCGGCGAGGATCAGTGCGTAGCGGCCGAGGTTGCGACGCTCAGAGCGCATGGGCATGAGGTGACGCAATACTGTCTACACAATGACTCGATTAATGGGATGAATCGCATTCGGCTTGCATCACGAACGATCTGGAATCACTCAGCGTACCGGGAGCTTAGAAAATTGCTCCGAGCGCACCGTGTACAAATTGCTCATTTCCACAACACGTTTCCACTAATCTCGCCAGCCGCCTACTACGCCGCACGGGCTGAAAATGTTCGTGTGGTGCAGACCTTGCACAACTTTCGCCTTCTCTGCGCTAACGGTCTTCTTCTTCGCGATGGCGAGGTCTGCGAAAACTGTCTTGGAAAGCTGGTTCCTTGGCCTGGCATTGTGCACAGGTGCTACCGAGGCAGCCGTGCCGCCAGCACCACTGTCGCTACGATGCTCGCGACGCACCGAGTTCTAGGAACCTGGTCGACGGCAGTCGACATGTATATCGCTCTCACCGAATTCGGTCGACGCAAGCTCGTCGAAGGGGGCCTGCCCGCAGACAAGATCGCAATCAAACCCAACTTCGCCTATCCCGATCCTGGCGCGGGTAAGGGAAAGGGTGGCCACGCGGTATTCGTCGGTCGATTGTCAGCGGAGAAAGGCCTAGACACGCTCCTCAAGGCTTGGCGTTATCTCGGCGGCGATGTGTCGCTGAAGCTCCTCGGCGATGGTCCAATGGCGACGGCGGTACAGGATGCCGCGACGAAGGATTCCTCAATCCAATGGTTAGGGCATGTATCGCGCGAGGCGGTCTATGGATTGGTCGGAGAGGCGATGTTTCTGGTATTGCCGTCCCGTTGCTACGAAAATTTTTCCATGACGATCGTGGAGGCGTTCGCCAAAGGGACGCCGGTAATCGTTCCAAAATTGGGGGCAATGGCCGCAATCGTCGACGACGGACGCACCGGGCTTCATTTTAGACCGGGGGACCCCGTCGACCTGGCTGCGAAGGTGCGACAAATTCTGGCGGATCCGCTGGAACTGGCGCGGATGCGACGAGCCGCACGTCTGGAATTTGACCGGAACTTCACCGCGGACGCCAACCACAAGGCTCTCATGGCGATCTACGAGCAAGCTCTCAGGGGTCGCGACCAAGTTGAGCGCGCTGCCCCATTGATCGCGCACCCCCACTCTTAA